A single region of the Silene latifolia isolate original U9 population chromosome 8, ASM4854445v1, whole genome shotgun sequence genome encodes:
- the LOC141595013 gene encoding replication protein A 70 kDa DNA-binding subunit D-like, with amino-acid sequence MRPLRKHIRELSGTTGPYTIKARVIDITNVRSATPGSPLEYQEITFQDDEGTIMKTYLFNESLEAFEDIMQEGNEYDIANARVEPIRTDTSGSSGNQIYEIDFNIDTIIQRVPELEVPNMPNYVLIGTIPRIVSLDVRYDVLGVLIYVDRRCNNINYNCRTSDACEVVIVDHSHQQVMMITAWTDLAIQECAALHSVAATFPVVGFKALMPSYQKGFSLITTHASFIILNPQVEKADSLKTWAKENEHMLNAKRQQIFECRHPTLTRKITTIENLLQKNAYNTLQEESHWLHVKLNNFSKYDVHLYLGCSFCGTSSGQPKGSVYTCASCLTANVISIPRMRTTFEAADASGKYTLTTATTNSEKLVQMEASNLYDMTVQERGNYLEYIEDKILKTHLYVQVIPTTALSRTQKLEWVLQQFFIHIALFGGQNRTVFILYYSA; translated from the exons ATGAGACCTTTGAGGAAACACATTAGGGAACTCTCTGGCACAACTGGTCCGTACACTATTAAAGCACGGGTCATTGATATAACAAATGTGCGTTCAGCAACACCTGGAAGCCCCTTAGAGTACCAAGAAATCACCTTCCAAGATGACGAG GGTACTATTATGAAGACCTACCTCTTCAATGAATCCTTAGAAGCATTTGAGGATATTATGCAAGAAGGCAACGAATACGACATTGCTAACGCTAGGGTCGAACCAATACGTACAGACACTTCAGGAAGTTCGGGAAATCAAATTTATGAAATTGATTTCAACATCGACACGATTATCCAACGTGTGCCCGAACTAGAAGTTCCTAATATGCCTAATTACGTGTTAATTGGAACTATCCCTAGGATAGTATCACTCGATGTTCGCTACG ATGTCTTAGGAGTTCTTATATATGTGGACCGACGTTGCAACAATATTAACTACAACTGTAGAACCTCAGATGCTTGTGAGGTTGTAATTGTTGATCACAG TCATCAGCAGGTGATGATGATAACAGCTTGGACAGACTTAGCCATACAAGAATGTGCAGCATTACACTCTGTTGCAGCAACCTTTCCAGTAGTTGGCTTTAAAGCTCTAATGCCCTCATACCAGAAAG GCTTCTCACTCATAACAACGCATGCATCGTTCATTATCTTAAATCCACAAGTAGAAAAAGCCGACTCACTTAAGACTTG GGCTAAGGAAAACGAACACATGCTTAATGCAAAGAGACAACAGATCTTCGAGTGCCGCCATCCAACGCTCACACGCAAGATAACAACAATTGAAAATCTTCTCCAAAAGAAT GCTTACAACACTTTACAAGAGGAATCCCACTGGTTGCACGTTAAGCTGAACAATTTTAGCAAATACGATGTACACCTGTACCTTGGTTGTAGCTTTTGCGGCACAAGCAGCGGTCAACCTAAGGGCTCTGTATATACATGTGCTTCATGTTTAACAGCAAATGTCATCTCAATTCCACG AATGAGAACGACATTTGAAGCAGCAGATGCATCTGGAAAATACACTCTAACAACAGCCACTACCAATTCAGAAAAGCTTGTACAAATGGAGGCATCGAACTTGTATGACATGACTGTGCAG GAACGGGGAAACTACCTTGAGTACATCGAAGACAAAATTCTGAAAACCCATCTGTATGTACAGGTCATCCCCACAACAGCTCTTTCTAGAACACAAAAACTAGAGTGGGTGCTGCAACAA TTCTTCATTCACATAGCTTTATTTGGAGGCCAAAATCGTACTGTGTTCATACTATATTATTCAGCCTAA